Proteins encoded within one genomic window of Onychostoma macrolepis isolate SWU-2019 chromosome 11, ASM1243209v1, whole genome shotgun sequence:
- the hrh1 gene encoding histamine H1 receptor, giving the protein MCFLTTLTSCDTCPMETTTILTATHGKRILQEHPEPNVTSLSNASAPFHHHMNNAVLGILLGTLSLLTVIMNLLVLFAVRKERTLHTVGNLYIVSLSIADLIVGATVMPLNLAYLLEDEWKLGRVICQFWLVMDYVASTASIFSLFILCLDRYRSVRHPLQYLKYRTRGRATLLICSAWLLSMTWIVPILGWRMFARVDRKPELENQCDTDFRFVTWFKVLTAILNFYIPSFLMLLFYSQIFIAVRDHYREWENFAGPMVKTEADEALHNGMQLQITKALERDSMASQAFSQNEGLLDQYSLEQPYSLRDNNEDATSETRRKSCYKAKSMFSLSKRMRKSVQDSNEASFQSDDGETVAEGPPLSLAFLQSENNSQPKPFMNANDSNALNMCESAPTVDIHNYATVLCNHSAPPSPPSPWAENSPPMDPTNTLPAKQTWQKLCEQSKQSIHSMRIRKERKAARQLGFIIGVFMVCWIPYFITFMVMALCETCVHHDLHMFTIWLGYINSTLNPFIYPLCNENFKRVFKKIFHIDK; this is encoded by the coding sequence ATGTGCTTTCTCACAACTTTGACATCATGTGACACGTGCCCAATGGAGACGACTACGATACTCACCGCGACACACGGGAAAAGAATTCTTCAGGAACACCCCGAACCCAACGTCACGAGTCTTTCGAATGCGTCTGCTCCCTTCCACCATCACATGAACAATGCGGTGCTGGGGATTCTGCTCGGCACGCTCTCCCTCCTGACGGTCATCATGAACCTGCTGGTGCTTTTTGCCGTGAGAAAGGAACGGACTTTACACACGGTAGGGAACCTGTACATCGTCAGCCTCTCCATAGCGGACCTCATTGTGGGGGCGACGGTCATGCCCTTGAATCTGGCCTACCTTCTTGAGGACGAGTGGAAACTGGGTCGCGTTATTTGCCAGTTCTGGCTGGTCATGGACTATGTGGCGAGCACGGCCTCCATTTTTAGCTTGTTTATCCTTTGCTTGGACAGGTACCGCTCTGTACGCCACCCTTTACAGTACCTAAAGTATCGGACACGAGGAAGAGCGACGCTGTTGATTTGTAGCGCATGGCTGCTCTCCATGACCTGGATCGTTCCCATCTTGGGCTGGCGGATGTTTGCTCGAGTCGACAGAAAGCCAGAGCTGGAGAACCAATGCGACACGGACTTCCGCTTCGTCACCTGGTTCAAAGTCCTGACAGCCATCCTCAACTTCTACATTCCCTCCTTCCTCATGCTTCTGTTCTACTCGCAGATTTTCATCGCAGTCCGCGATCATTACCGAGAGTGGGAGAACTTTGCTGGTCCGATGGTGAAAACCGAAGCAGATGAAGCGTTACATAACGGGATGCAGCTGCAGATAACCAAAGCCTTGGAGCGAGATAGTATGGCTTCGCAGGCGTTCTCTCAAAACGAGGGCCTGCTGGATCAGTACAGTTTGGAGCAGCCTTACAGCTTGAGGGACAATAACGAGGACGCTACCTCCGAGACAAGGAGGAAGAGTTGTTACAAGGCGAAATCAATGTTCAGTCTTTCGAAGCGCATGAGAAAGAGCGTGCAAGACTCCAACGAGGCTTCGTTTCAGAGCGACGACGGGGAAACCGTCGCAGAAGGCCCTCCGTTATCCCTCGCCTTCCTGCAGTCCGAGAACAACTCTCAGCCCAAACCGTTCATGAATGCGAACGATTCGAACGCACTCAACATGTGTGAGAGCGCACCGACTGTGGATATTCACAATTACGCCACGGTTCTCTGCAATCACAGCGCTCCGCCGTCCCCGCCGTCGCCCTGGGCTGAGAACAGCCCTCCGATGGACCCCACTAACACGCTCCCCGCCAAACAAACCTGGCAGAAGCTCTGCGAACAGTCCAAGCAGAGCATCCACAGCATGCGCATCCGGAAGGAGCGGAAAGCCGCCAGGCAGCTTGGCTTCATCATTGGCGTCTTTATGGTGTGCTGGATCCCGTACTTCATCACCTTCATGGTCATGGCCTTGTGTGAGACCTGTGTGCATCATGACCTTCATATGTTCACAATTTGGCTCGGGTACATCAACTCTACCCTGAATCCCTTCATATACCCGCTGTGCAATGAGAACTTCAAAAGAGTGTTCAAAAAGATATTTCATATCGATAAATAA